From the genome of Methylocystis heyeri:
TCACGGCAGCGCTGACGGGCTTCCGTCGCGCCGTAATTTTCTCGCGAGTTCGAGTGGGTGTCTATCGCTGCCGGTCCATGCCGGCTTCAGCGAATGCTGGCCGATTCTCGATCAGACAGCGCGCCGGTCGTTTGCGGCCGGCCCTCGAATGGAGACAAACCATGTCTTGGACCGAAGAACGCGTCGAGCTCCTCCGGAGACTCTGGAACGAAGGGCTCAGCGCCAGCCAGGTTGCAGCCGAATTGGGGCCGGGCGTCACAAGAAACGCCGTCATAGGCAAGATCCACCGGTTGGGACTGGCCGAACGCGCCAAGGCGCCGGCCTCTCCGCGCCCGCGCGCCGCAAAGCCGCCGCGCGTTCAGCAGCCCGCCGCGCGGACGCAAAGCGCGCCGGTGATGGGCAATGTCGCTCTTGCCTACTCGCCTCGCCCGGTGGTCGCGATAGCTCCCCAGGTGGAAGAGGAGGATGTCGTGGTGCCGCTGACCGCGCGCGTGACGCTGATGGAGCTGCGGGAGTCGATGTGCCGATGGCCGATGGGCGATCCCACTGCGTCCGAATTCCGTTTTTGCGGGGCCAAGTCTCCCATCGGCGCCGGTCCCTATTGCAGCCATCATGCGGGCATCGCCTATCAGCCGGCGCAGGACCGGCGGCGGCGGGATCACGCGCGCATCGCTCGCTAGAGCGCGTTCCGTTCAAACGCAGTCGGACGCGCTCCAGATCTCAGTGACGGAGCATGTTCTTTCCCAAAAACCGCTTCGCACTTTTTGGGAAAATGCTCCGACCCGCGCTCGGCGCCGAACGGTCGGGGCAGCCCTGGCCCCACCCAATTTCGCCCGGCAAATCGCGCAGGCTCTCAAGCCGATGCGATCGAACCTTTATTCATCGGAGAGCGATAGACGGGGACCCGACGATTTCGTTCGGCGGTCGCGCCGTCCGGAGTCTTTTCATGATTCCATGGAAACATGAAAAGACTCCGGGTCGTTGTTTTAACGCGTTTCCCACGCCGAACAGGCATGCGCTTCGGCTGCAAACGCTCTAGTTTCGGCCGAAGGTTTCATCGAAAGAATAGCCCGCTCCCCGCACGGTGCGGATCGGGTCTTTCTCGCGGCTGCGTATCAGCGCCTTGCGCAGCCGTCCGACATGAACGTCCACGGTGCGTTCGTCGATTTCGGCGGACATTCCCCAGACGCTGTCGAGAAGCTGGGCCCTGGTGAACACGCGCCCCGGCTTTTCCATGAAATATTCGAGCAGACGAAACTCGGTGGGGCCGAGGTGGATTTCCCTCCCGCCCCTTTTCACCCTTCGGGTTTCCCGGTCGAGATCGATGTCCCCCGCGGTGAGGCGGCTCGCGACCCGTTCGGGGCGGGCGCGGCGAAGAAGAGCGTGCACCCTCGCCATGAGTTCGGGAGTCGAGAAAGGCTTCACCACATAATCGTCGGCGCCGACCGAGAGCCCGCGAACTCTCTCGCTTTCTTCGCCGCGTGCGGTCAGCATGATGATCGGCATGTCGCGGGTGTCGTCCCGGGCGCGCAGACGCCGGCAGATCTCGAGGCCCGACACGCCGGGGAGCATCCAATCCAGTATCACGAGGTCCGGCGGCGCCTCCGCGAGGCGAAGCTCGGCCTCGTCGCCGCGGTCGACATGCTCCACGATGAAACCCTCCGCCTCCAGATTATAGACGAGCAGAAGCGCGAGAGAGGATTCATCCTCGACGACCAGAATGCGCGGCGCCCTGTCGTTGGCCGTGTCGCGCATCGGCGAAGTTCGCAGATCATTCATGCCGTTTTCTCACATCAAAGCGGAGCGGCGGGAGGAATCGCGCCGCCGCCGTCAGGGGACCGCGTTTTCGGCCGGTCCGTCGGCATGGGTTCGCCGGTGACGAGGTAGATCACGGTCTCCGCTATATTGGTGGTGTGGTCGCCGATCCGCTCCAGGTTCTTCGAGCAGAACAGCAGATGCGTGCAGAAGGAGATGTTGCGCGGGTCTTCCATCATGAAGGTGAGAAGATCGCGAAAGACGGAGTCTTCCAGCGCGTCGAGTTCCGCGTCGTTGATCCAGACCGAACGCGCGCGCTCGACGTCGCGCTGGGCGTAGGCGTCCAGGGCGTCCTTGAGCTGGAGCGCCGCGACGTCGTGCATCGACTTGAGGCCGATGATCGCGCGCGGCAGGCGCGCCTCGCCGGCGATCTTCACCGTTCGCTTGGCGATATTCTTGGCGAGATCGCCCACCCTTTCGAGATCTCCCGAAATGCGGATCGCTGCGATGCACTCGCGCAGGTCGATGGCGAGAGGCTGGCGCCGCGCGATGGTCAGGATCGCGCTCTCCTCGATGTCGCGCTGCAGGGCGTCGAGTCGCGCATCCGCCACGACGACGCGCTGCGCCAGGGTCACGTCGAAAGCGGCGAGCGCGTCCATGGCTTCCGCCAGCATTTTTTCCGCGATGCCGCCCATTTCCGCGATTCTGCGGCCGAGCGTCTCGAGGTCCCGGTCATAGGATTTAACGATATGGTCGCTCATTTTTCTTTCCTCGACCGCTTTTTGGAAGGCCGCAAAGGACTCAACCGAAACGTCCTGTGATGTAATCCTGGGTACGCTTTTGTTTCGGGTTGGAGAAAACCTCGTCGGTTTCGCCAAACTCGACCAGCTCGCCCAGATACATGAAGGCGGTGTAGTCGGACACTCGGACCGCCTGCTGCATGTTGTGGGTGACGATGGCGATGGTGTAGCGATCGGACAGCTCGTCGATGAGCTCCTCGACCTTCGCCGTGGAGATGGGATCGAGCGCCGAGCACGGCTCGTCGAAGAGGATCACCTCCGGCTGGATGGCGACGCTGCGCGCGATGCAGAGGCGCTGCTGCTGCCCGCCCGAGAGGCCGAGACCGCTCATATGGAGCTTGTCTTTGACTTCGTCCCAAATGGCGGCTCCGCGGAGCGCCTCCTCGACGCGTTCGTCCAGCGCAGCTTTCGAAATCTTTTCATAGAGGCGAATGCCGAAAGCGATGTTTTCGT
Proteins encoded in this window:
- the phoU gene encoding phosphate signaling complex protein PhoU; the protein is MSDHIVKSYDRDLETLGRRIAEMGGIAEKMLAEAMDALAAFDVTLAQRVVVADARLDALQRDIEESAILTIARRQPLAIDLRECIAAIRISGDLERVGDLAKNIAKRTVKIAGEARLPRAIIGLKSMHDVAALQLKDALDAYAQRDVERARSVWINDAELDALEDSVFRDLLTFMMEDPRNISFCTHLLFCSKNLERIGDHTTNIAETVIYLVTGEPMPTDRPKTRSPDGGGAIPPAAPL
- the pstB gene encoding phosphate ABC transporter ATP-binding protein PstB, whose protein sequence is MMASHIPANDLPTKVSVRNLDFFYGDHHALKGVNLGLRTNKVTAFIGPSGCGKSTLLRVLNRMYDLYPKQRAQGEVLLDGENILDPRVDVNLLRARVGMVFQKPTPFPMTIYENIAFGIRLYEKISKAALDERVEEALRGAAIWDEVKDKLHMSGLGLSGGQQQRLCIARSVAIQPEVILFDEPCSALDPISTAKVEELIDELSDRYTIAIVTHNMQQAVRVSDYTAFMYLGELVEFGETDEVFSNPKQKRTQDYITGRFG
- a CDS encoding GcrA family cell cycle regulator — encoded protein: MSWTEERVELLRRLWNEGLSASQVAAELGPGVTRNAVIGKIHRLGLAERAKAPASPRPRAAKPPRVQQPAARTQSAPVMGNVALAYSPRPVVAIAPQVEEEDVVVPLTARVTLMELRESMCRWPMGDPTASEFRFCGAKSPIGAGPYCSHHAGIAYQPAQDRRRRDHARIAR
- the phoB gene encoding phosphate regulon transcriptional regulator PhoB, whose translation is MNDLRTSPMRDTANDRAPRILVVEDESSLALLLVYNLEAEGFIVEHVDRGDEAELRLAEAPPDLVILDWMLPGVSGLEICRRLRARDDTRDMPIIMLTARGEESERVRGLSVGADDYVVKPFSTPELMARVHALLRRARPERVASRLTAGDIDLDRETRRVKRGGREIHLGPTEFRLLEYFMEKPGRVFTRAQLLDSVWGMSAEIDERTVDVHVGRLRKALIRSREKDPIRTVRGAGYSFDETFGRN